TTCGCGAACCAGCGTCATCCTTGGCCGGGGCCTGCCACATGGCCGCGATGTCGTGGCGCACGGGGTTGCCGGTGTGCACGGTCTTTCCTGCGGGAAAGACCCCGGCCTCGTCAGGATAGGTGACGAAGACCCTGGAGACGATTTTCCCTAAAAGCTTGTTGGTCACCCCGGGAACGCTGTTTTGCTCGTGCAGGGCCGTGGGGATGCCCAGAAGCCGCGCCGCCACGACCGGAAAAAAGCTAGCGTAGCCGCCGAATCCAGCCACCAGGTCGGGCCGAAACGTGCGGTAAAACCCCATGGCCATGATGATGGCCCGGGTGGACAAGACCCCTTCCGCAAAACCCCGCAGGCCCCGGCCGAACACCCCTTTGGCCGGAAGGGACACGAAGCGCAGTCCGGCCTTGCGGGCCAAAACGGCCTCAGGGCCATGGCCGCCCACGAAGGCGACCTCCAACCCCGGGTGCATGACCCGGAGGGCCTGGGCCACGGCCAGGGCGGGGAAGATGTGCCCGCCGGTGCCGCCCGTGGTGATGGCCAGCCGCTTCATGGCGTCTGCCTCCTGGAGAGGTTGAGCAGCACCCCGACGCACAAAAAGCAGGCCACCAGAGACGATCCGCCGTAGCTTAAAAAAGGCATGGCCACGCCCTTGGGCGGCACGCAGCCCAGGACCACGGCCAGATTGAGCAGAAAGCCGAGCCCCAGCACCAGGGCCATGCCGTAGGCCGTGAACCGGTCGCGCAGATCGTCCTGGGACAGGGCGATGCGAAAAGCCCGCCACAAAAGGATCGCGATGCACAAAAAGACCATGGACACGCCGATAAAGCCCATTTCCTCGCCTAAAACGGCCATGACGAAGTCCGTATGGGCCTCGGGCAGATAGAAAAGCTTCTGCTTGCCCGAACCGAACCCGGCCCCGGTGATGCCGCCGGACCCGAAGGCGTAGAAGGACTGCACCAACTGGTAGCCCACGTTCTGGGGATCCTTAAAAGGATCGAGGAAGGCGAACCAGCGTTTGAACCGGTAGGGCGACTGCACGATGAGAAGGCCAATGGCCCCGGCTCCGAAGAGCACGGACACGAAAAGATAGGTCATCCGGGTGCCGCCCACCAGGCTCATGAGAAAAAAGAGCATGCCCAGAAAAACCGCGCCGCCGAAATCGGGCTGCAAAAGGAGGATCAGCCCAAGCCCCCCGGTGACCACGACGGGAGGGATGAATCCCACGCTGAACGACCGCACCAGCTTCTGCTTCTGGCTGAAAAAATAGGCCAGATAGAAGACCAGGGCCACTTTGGCAAGCTCCATGGGCTGGATGGAGACCCCGCCCAGGGACAGCCAGCGCCGCGCGCCGCCGGCCTTGACCGAAAACGGCGGAATGAGCGTCAGGCATAACAGCCCGATAATGGCGAAAAGCCACAGATACACCGGGGCGTACATGAGTTTTTTGGGCATCTTGGCGAAAAAGAGCATGACCACAAGCCCCACCAGGGCGTACATGGCCTGCTTGCGGAAATAGAAGTATTTGCTCTCCATGGCCCGCTCGGCCATGACCCCGCTGGCCGACAACACCATGATCAGCCCCAGCCCGGCCAGGACCAGAGTCGCGCCCAACAGCCAATAGTCCATGCCGTTTTGCTGGCCGGACAGTTCGGTTCCGGTCTGCATGCTCATGGCTTTTCTCCGGTTGGGGACTCGGGCGCGCCCGGCAACGCGGCGAACACCGCCTGGAAATCCCTGCCACGGGCCTTGTAGCTGCTATACAGGTCGAAGCTGGAGGTTGCCGGGGACAAAAGGATCACCTCGCCGGAGAGGGCCCTGGCGTAGAGCTTCTCCACCGCCTCGGCCAGGGTCGCCGACCACTCCAGGGGCAGCGCGCCCTGCCAGGCGGACTCGAAAATCTCCCGGCTGCCGCCGAAAAGCCCCACGCTTTTGACCCGCTCCCGCAAAAGGGTGATCATCCCTTCCAGATCGCCGCCCTTGAACACCCCCCCGGCCAAAAGATGTACGGGCCTGTCGAAGGTCTCAATGGCCGCGCGCATGGCCGTAACCGTGGTGGCCTTGGAGTCGTCCACAAAGATCACGCCGCGTTTCTCCCCCAAAACCTGGATGCGGTGCGGGGCCGGGGCGAAGTCGAAAAAAGCGGTTTCGGCCAGCTCCTGCGTGACCCCGAAGGGCCGTACGGCGGCGAAGGCGGCCTCCATGTCGGCCTGGTTGTGGCGGCCAAGGAGCCTCGGGCAGCGGAAGCGATCCGAGGCGGCGAAGGTCTCGATGCGGGCCTTGGTGAACGCCCGGCCGGTGAGCAGATAGTCCAGATCGGCCGGGACGATGGCCAGGTCCGGCGGCCCCTGCATGGCGAAAAGCCTGAGCTTGGCGGCCAGGTATTCGTCCATGTCCGCGTGCCAGTCCAGGTGGTTGGCGGAAAAATTGAGCAGGACCGCCACCTTGGGATGGAAGGTGAACACGTTTTGGAGCTGGAAACTGCTGGCCTCGATGACGCACACGTCGGCGGGCTCGCCAGCCAGGACGTATTCGGAAAGCGGCGTGCCGATGTTGCCCCCGGTGAAGACCGAAAGCCCGGCCCGGGTGAGCAGATGGCTGATGAGCATGACCGTGGTGGTCTTGCCGTTGGTGCCGGTGACGGCCACCATGGGCGCCTCCACGAACCAGGAGGCCAGCTCCAGTTCGGCCAATACCTGGGCGTCCGGGCAGGCCGTAAGATACGGAGCCAGGGAGGCCCGCGAGATGCCGGGACTCAAGACCACGAGATCCGCCCCGGCGAAATGGCCCGGGGTGTGCTCGCCGGTCAGGATCTCCACGCCCTTGCAGGCCTGGGCCTGGCAAAAATCGGCGGGGATGGCGGCGGGGTTTTTCTCCAGCAGGCGCACCCAGGCCCCGAGCCGGGACAGAAGCCGCACGGCGGCCCGTCCCGAGGCTCCGGCCCCCACGACCACGGCCGTGTGACCAGCCAGTTGTCCCGAATGCACCATGTCGCGCATGTCCCCTACCTCAGCTTCAGCGTGCTTAGGGCCAGAAAGGCCAATAAAATGGAGAGAATCCAGGATCGGATGATGATTTTCGATTCCGGCACGCCCATCAACTCAAAATGGTGATGCAGGGGGGCCATCTTGAAAATTCGCTTGCCCCCGCTCATCTTGAAATAGCCCACCTGGATGATGACCGAGACCGTTTCGGCCACGAAGAGCCCGCCCACCAGAACCAAAAGCAGCTCCTGCTTGCAAAGGACCGCCAGGAACCCCAAAACCCCGCCCAGGGACAGCGAGCCCACGTCGCCCATGAACACCTGGGCCGGATAGGCGTTGAACCACAAAAATCCCAGTCCCGCCCCCATGAGCGCCCCGCAAAAGACCGTCACCTCGCCCACCCCGGCCACGCTCATCACCTGGAGGTATTTGGCGATCTGGGCATGCCCGGCCACGTAGACGAACAGGGCGAACATGCCCCCGGCCACGATCATCGGGCCAATGGCCAGCCCGTCCAGACCGTCGGTGATGTTCACGCCGTTGCTGGCCCCGATCATGACCAGCATGGCGAAGGCGATGTACCACAGTCCCAGGTCGGGGCTGACGGACTTGAAAAACGGCACGGCCAGATTGGTGGAATAGTCCGGGTGGGTCACCAAAAGGACCGCCGCCACCCCGGCCACGAGCAACTGGCCGAAAATCTTGGCCCGGACGGACAGGCCCTTGTTCTTTTTTTTGACCACCTTGAGATAGTCGTCCACAAAACCCACCACCCCGAATCCGGCAAAGACGAAAAGCGTCAGCCACACGAATTCGTTGGTCAGATCGCCCCACAAAAGCACCGCCGCCATGACCGAAAAGGCGATGAGCAACCCGCCCATGGTGGGGGTTCCGGCCTTGCACTGGTGGGTCTTGACGTCCTCGTGGATGTACTGGCCGCACTTGACGCTGGTCAGCCAACGGATCATCCGGGGGCCAAGGAGGATGGACAGGACCAGGGCGGTCATGAACGCCGCCGCCGACCGGAAGGTGATGTACCGAAAGACGTTTAGGGCCGTGAATTGACCGGCCAGGGGCACCAGGAGGTGGTAGATCATTCCCGCCCCTCCCGCTTTTTCCCTTTCACCGCGTCCTGGCAAAGGGCGCTGGCATAGGCCTCCATGCGCATGGATCTCGATCCCTTAAAGAGCACGACGCCTCCCGTGAGTCCTAGGCCGGTAAAGGCCTTGAGGAATTCGGAAGGGGAGGCGACCGTGAAGACCGGCCCGGCATAGCCCGCCCCGGCCAGCCCTTCGGCCACGGCCTGGGCGCTTACGCCGGAAAAAAACACCGCCGCCGGATGCAGCCCGGCCACATATTCCCCGAGCCGGACATGCTCTTCCCGGGTGACCGCCCCAAGCTCCAGCATCTCCCCGAGCACCGGCACGAACGCCCCCCCCGCCGCCATCTCCGCCCCGGCCTCCAGGGCCCGGCGCATGGACAGGGGATTGGCGTTGTAGGTGTCGTCCACGACCGTGAAGCAGCCATGGCGGCGGCAGCAAAAACGCTGTTCAGGGATGGCTGCGGCAGCAAGCCCCCGGCGGATGGCGCCCTCGTCGGCGCCCAGCAGGTGGGCGCAGGCGGCGGCGGCCAGGATGTTCTCGGCGAAGTGCCCGCCCCGGTAAGGCAGGGCCAGCTCCATCTCCAGGCCGCAAAGGCGAACGGAAAAAAGGCCTCCCTCTTCCCGGGGCCCCAGATACGCTGCCCGGTACGGCGCATCAAGCCCCTTTGTGGACATGCCCATAACCCGGGGAAACACCCGCCGGGCCTCGTCCCACAGCTCGGGATGGTCCATTCCCGCCAGGGCCGCTCCGCCCTTGGCCACGGCGCGCAGCAGTTCGCATTTCTCCCGGGCCACCCCGGCCACGTCGCCGAAGCCTTCCAGGTGCGCCGCGCCCACATTGACCACCACGGCCACATCCGGCGCGGCCATGGCCGCCAGGTCGCGCATTTCCCCGGGGATGCTGACGCCAAGCTCCATGACCCAGAAGGCGTCATCCATCCCGGCGCTTAAGATGGACAGGGGCAGACCGATCAGATTGTTGAAATTTTTGTAGTTCTTCGAGGTCGGTCCCACTTCGGACAGGATGGCCGCCAAAAGCTCCTTGACCGTGGTCTTGCCTGCCGAACCGGTCACGGCCACTACCTTGGCGGTGGTCTTGCGACGCCAGTATCCGGCCAGGCGTCCCAGGGCGGTCACCGTATCCTTGACCAGGAGCACCGGCACGCGCGAGGCCAGTTCCGGCATGGGCCGGTCGGCCAAAATCGCGCCCGCGCCCTTGGCCACGGCCTCGGCCGCAAAATGGTGCCCGTCGAAACGCGCGCCCGGGATGCAGACAAACAGGCGGCCCGGGGTCACGGCCCGGCTGTCCGTGCACACCCCGTCAAAGACGGGGTTGCCCACATCGCCCAGGTCGCCCACAGCGCCCGTGGCGGCCAGTATGTCCGAGAGCGTCATGCGCACCGGGCAAGCTCCCTCACGACCGTGGCGTCGTGAAACGGAAATTTCGTATCCCCGATCTGCTGATAGGCCTCATGCCCCTTCCCGGCCACGACCAGCACGTCGTCAGGCGTCATCTCGGCCAGGGCCATGGCCATGGCCCGGCGGCGATCCGGATCTTCCAGGACGCGCGGCGCGCCGGAAAGCCCCGGCCGGGCGTCGTCCATGATGGCCTTGGGGTCTTCATGGCGGGGGTTGTCCGAGGTCAGAACCGCCACATCGGCATACCTGGACACGGCCGCCGCCATGAGCGGACGTTTGGTCCGGTCGCGGTCGCCGCCGCAGCCGAAGACCACGAAAAGCCGCCCCGCCGTCACCTCGCGCACGGCCCGAAGCGCGTTTTCAAGGGCGTCTGGGGTGTGGGCGTAGTCCACAAAAACGTTTAAGCCCCGGTCGTTGACCACCCGCTGAAGCCGTCCCGGCACCCCGCCAAACCCCGACAGGGCCTGCAAATCAGCCGGAGAAAGCCCCAGCGCCAGACCAAGGCCCATGGCCGCCAGGAGATTTTGGGCATTGAAGCGGCCGACGAGCGGCGAGACGATCTCCCAGCTTGCGCCTTCGAAGGTGACGCCCAGGGTCAGCCCCGAGCCGTCATGGCGGCGGATCTCGCCCCGTAGCGGCCGCCAGTCGCCGGAAACAAAGGAACCAAGGCCATAGCCCACGCTCCCGGGCAGCATCTCCAGAAGTCGCGGGCCGTGCGGATCGTCGAAATTGATCACGGCCCGTTCCGGCCCGATCAGGTAGTGGGTGAAAAGCCGGGTCTTGGCCTGGAAATAGGTCTCCATGTCCCCATGATAGTCCAGATGGTCCTGGGTCAGGTTGGTGAAGGCGGCGGCGGAGAAGGACAACCCGGCCACCCGGTCCTGATCCAGGGCGTGGGACGAGGCCTCCATGACCGCCGCCCGGGTTCCGGACGCGATCATTTCGGCGAAAAGTTCGTGCAGCTCAAGGCAACCCGGGGTGGTCAGGGTGGCCGGACGCGACCCGCCGGGCCAGCGATAGGCCACGGTGCCCAAAAGCCCCGTGGGCAGACCGGCGCTCGACAGCAGGTGCTCCACCAGGAAGCAGACCGTGGTCTTGCCGTTGGTGCCCGTGACCCCGACCAGGGAAAATCCCTTCCAGTCCGCGCCATGGGAGGCCTTGGCCAGTTCCCCCAGGGCCAGGCGCGGATATGGCGTCGTGATCAGCCGGGCCGAACTCCCTGCGGGCAGGGCCACGCCGGGACCGGCCACCACCAGGGACGCCCCCTTGGTGACGGCTTCGGCCACATGCCGCGCCACGGCGTCGGTGTCCGCAGAAACAGCGACAAACACCGACCCGGGCACGGTCTTCCCCGAGTGCGCGCACAGGGGGGCCCCGCCGGAGACGGCCGCCAGGACCTCGGCCAGGACCGTCTTGTCCGTCGTATGCTGCTGCGTCGATGTGGTGTTCACGTTTGTCGCCTTTGCCGCGCCCGTTGTGGTTTCAAGGCGCTCCCGTTTCCATGGCCGTTTCCGCAGCCGATCCCCCGTCTTACGACGGCCGGGTCAGCCACAACACGAATTCCTGATTCTTTTCCACCCCAGGCCAGGGTGCGCCCGGCGCCGGACTCTGCTTGGTGACCACCAGCCCCTGTCCCTCGATCTTGGGCACGATGCCTTTTGACACCAAAATCTCCACCACCCGGCGAAGCGGCATGCCGGAAAAATTGGGGATGGCCGGGGAATCGAGCAGACCCGGCGGCACCGCCACCACCTCGGCCAGGGCGTCGTCGATGACCGGCGGCGGAAGGATATCCGTTTTTTGCCCCGATCCCTTGCCGCCTGCCGCCTGCCCGTCGGCAACCGCTGCGGCGGCCGGCGTCTGTTCGGCTCCCTTGGCCAGACGCCCGGTATCGGGGGCGTGCCCGAGGTAGGACAGGGTCTTTTGCATGACCTCGCGCACGGCCGGGGCGGAGACCACGCCGCCGTAGTGGCTGGGCTCGGGCTCGTCCACCATGACCATGACCAGATATTGCGGGGTTTCGGCGGGCACGAAGGCCACAAAGGAGGCCAGATACTTGTCGCCGTAGCCGCCTGTGGGGCTGGCCTTCTGGGCCGTTCCGGTCTTGCCGCCCACCTCGACGCCCTCGATCTGGGCTATCCGGCCGGTGCCCTTTTCCTCGTGCACCACCTCGCGCATCATGCGCTGCACGGTCCTGGCCACCTCGGCGTCGAAAACCCTGACGGGTGCGGCGTCCGCAGCCGCCTGCGGCGGGTCGAGAACCAGTTTCAGGGGCTTTTTGACGCCGTCGTTGGCCAGGATCAAAAAGGCCTGGGCCAACTGGATGGGGGTGACGGCCACCCCCTGGCCGAAGGATACGGTGGCCGTGTCGATGGGCTGCCAGTCCTTGAGCGACCGGACCAGTCCCTTGCCCTCGCCGGACAGGGGCAGCCCGGTGGGGACGCCGAACCCGCACTTCTCGAAATAGGCGTGCAGCCGCTTGGGGCCGAGCAGCATGCCGATCTTGGCCGCGCCGATGTTGCTTGACCAACGGATGATCTTGCTGACGGTGAGGTCGCCGTAAGAGTGGGTGTCCTTGATGGTGCTCACGCCTACCTTGAACTTGCCGTTTTCGCAAAAAAACGAGGTCTCGGGCTTGACCAGGCCTTCCTGAAGGGCGGCGGCGATGATCAGGGGCTTCATGGTGGAGCCGGGCTCCACCACGTCCAGGGCGGAACGGTTGCGGCCCTCTTTGGGATTGATGTTTCGGGAAGCGTTGGGATTGAAAAAGGGATAGTTGGCCCAGGCCAGGATTTCCCCCGTGGGCACGTGGACGACCAGGCAGGTTCCGGCCTTGCCGTGGTTGGCGGTCACAGCCTTGGCCAGTTCTTCCTCGGCGAAATACTGGATCTGGGAATCGAGGGTGAGCGTCAGGTCGTGGCCGCGCAGGTTCTGAAGCTCGCGGCCCTGGGCGTCGAAATAGAGCTTGCGGCCCGAGGCGTCGCGCTGCACGGCATACTTGGCCCGCCGTCCGGCCAGCCAGTCGTCGAAGGACAGTTCCAGCCCCTCCAGGCCCTGGTCGTCCATGCCCACGAATCCCAGCACCTGCCCGGCCAGATGCCGGTTGGGATAGGACCGGCCGTGTTCGGCCTCCAGATACACCCCGGGGATGTTCGCCTGCCGGATCTCGGCCGAGGCCTTGTCGTCCACGCGGCGGGAGATGTAGACGAAGGGCTTGGTGGATTCGAGCTTCTTCTTGATCCAGGCCGGCTTGATGCGCAGAATGCCCCCCAACTGATTCGCGGCGGCGTCCAGGTCCGTGAGTTCCTTGGGACGCACGCTGACGGCGGTGAATTCCACGGTCTTGGCCATAAGTCGGCCGCTGCGGTCGAAAATCTGTCCCCGTTCCCCCCGGTCCGACTCCGAGGCCATGTGCTGCCGCAGGGCCAGCCTGGCCAGATCCGGCCCCTGCACGATCTGGAGGTATCCGGCCCGGACCCAGAGCCCCGTCAGGACAAGCGCAAAGACCACGCCCACAAAAGTGAGCTTGGCCCGGCTCCAATCCCTGACGCGCTTCTGGTCGCGCTCGGACGCCACTTTTTTCGTGCCGTTTCTCATGCCGTTTCCCGCCGTTCGTCCCGTGTCACGGGCCGACCCGGCGATCAGTTTTCATAGGGGGCCTGCGTATCCGGCGCAGGCCGGGCGGCCTTTGCCGCCTTGTCTGCCCGCTGTCCGCCCTTGGGCTTGGCCGATGCGGCCTTTTCCGCCGCATTCGCCACGTTGCCGCGTGCCTGAACCGCGTCGGCGGCCTTGGTGTCGCCGATGCTCTCCCCGCTTTCGCCGACCCAGCGGATCTGTCCGGACTTGGCCGGGCCCAGCCCGAACTGCACGGCCAGCTCCCGCAGGCGGCCCGGGGTGATCAGGGTGTCGCGCTCCACCTCAAGCTTGGCCGACAGCGCCGTGGCCTGGTCGATCTCGCCCTGAAGCCTCGTGATTTCATAGGCCATGTCCACCCGCTCGATGTTGAGCCATACCAGCCCCATGCCGAACACCAGCATGAGCAGCAGGCTGAAGGCCATGGAAAAGGCCCATTCCCTGGACATGGAGCTCATGGTCTTCCTCCCTGCGCCTCGTCCGGGCCAAGACGCATGGCGGCCCGCAGCTTGGCGCTGCGGGAACGCGGGTTTTCGGCCACCTCGGCCTCGTCCGGGGTAACCGGCTTTTTGGTCAGGATGCGCAGTCGGGGCGTATGGCCGCACACGCACAACATCTGTTCCCTGGGGCAGACGCAGCCTGCGGCCTCGCGGCGAAAGGCCCGCTTGACCAACCGGTCTTCCAGGGAATGGAAGGCGATAACCGCCACGCGCCCCCCGGGGCGCAGATAGTCAGGAATGCGTTCCAAAAACGCCTCCAACTCCATAAGCTCGGCGTTGACGGCCATACGGATCGCCTGAAACGTACGCGTGGCCGGGTGCTGCCTGGCCGTGGCCCGCCACTTGGCCGGATAGGCGGCCTCAACAAGGGCCGCCAGTTCCAAGGTCCGGGTGATGGGCCGCTTTTCCCGCGCCGCAACGATAGCCCTGGCGATACGCCCGGCCTGCGGATCCTCTCCATAGTCGCGGATGATCTCCCGCAGGCGCTGATACGGGGCCTTGTTCAAAAGCGTCGCGGCCGGGGCCTCCCCCTCGGTCGCGCCACCCATGCGCATGTCCAAGTCCCCGTCGGCCAGAAAACTGAAACCCCTCGCCGGATCGTCCAACTGCAGCGACGACACCCCGGCATCCAGAATCACCGCATCCACAGCCTCGACGCCCAGTTCCTCGAAGACCTCGGCAAAACGGCTGTAGCGGCTTTGCACCAAGCGCACCCGGTCGCCGAACCTGGCCAGGCGCTTCCCGGCGATGTCCAGGGCGGCCTCGTCCCGGTCCAGCCCGAGAAGCTCGGCCTCGCCCCCGACCGACTCCAGGATGGCCTCGCTGTGGCCGCCAAGCCCCACCGTGGCGTCCAATACCCGTTCGCCCGGGACCACGCGCAAATACTCAAGGGTCTTTGCCAGCAGCACGGGCACATGTCGGGCATCCATGTCCACGCGGCCCTACAGGCGCAACTCGAAACCGGCGGCGGCCAACTCGGCCATGCCCGCGTCAAGATTCTCGTCCGTCGCCCGCAGACGCGCTTCAAACCGCCCCTGGTCCCAGATTTCAAATTTGGTCACCATGCCCGCCAAAACCACTTCCTTGTCCAACGCCCCGTAGGACCGCAGATGCGGCGGCACCAGGATGCGGCCCTGCTTGTCCAGCG
Above is a genomic segment from Desulfolutivibrio sulfodismutans DSM 3696 containing:
- the ftsW gene encoding putative lipid II flippase FtsW produces the protein MQTGTELSGQQNGMDYWLLGATLVLAGLGLIMVLSASGVMAERAMESKYFYFRKQAMYALVGLVVMLFFAKMPKKLMYAPVYLWLFAIIGLLCLTLIPPFSVKAGGARRWLSLGGVSIQPMELAKVALVFYLAYFFSQKQKLVRSFSVGFIPPVVVTGGLGLILLLQPDFGGAVFLGMLFFLMSLVGGTRMTYLFVSVLFGAGAIGLLIVQSPYRFKRWFAFLDPFKDPQNVGYQLVQSFYAFGSGGITGAGFGSGKQKLFYLPEAHTDFVMAVLGEEMGFIGVSMVFLCIAILLWRAFRIALSQDDLRDRFTAYGMALVLGLGFLLNLAVVLGCVPPKGVAMPFLSYGGSSLVACFLCVGVLLNLSRRQTP
- the murD gene encoding UDP-N-acetylmuramoyl-L-alanine--D-glutamate ligase — translated: MRDMVHSGQLAGHTAVVVGAGASGRAAVRLLSRLGAWVRLLEKNPAAIPADFCQAQACKGVEILTGEHTPGHFAGADLVVLSPGISRASLAPYLTACPDAQVLAELELASWFVEAPMVAVTGTNGKTTTVMLISHLLTRAGLSVFTGGNIGTPLSEYVLAGEPADVCVIEASSFQLQNVFTFHPKVAVLLNFSANHLDWHADMDEYLAAKLRLFAMQGPPDLAIVPADLDYLLTGRAFTKARIETFAASDRFRCPRLLGRHNQADMEAAFAAVRPFGVTQELAETAFFDFAPAPHRIQVLGEKRGVIFVDDSKATTVTAMRAAIETFDRPVHLLAGGVFKGGDLEGMITLLRERVKSVGLFGGSREIFESAWQGALPLEWSATLAEAVEKLYARALSGEVILLSPATSSFDLYSSYKARGRDFQAVFAALPGAPESPTGEKP
- the mraY gene encoding phospho-N-acetylmuramoyl-pentapeptide-transferase: MIYHLLVPLAGQFTALNVFRYITFRSAAAFMTALVLSILLGPRMIRWLTSVKCGQYIHEDVKTHQCKAGTPTMGGLLIAFSVMAAVLLWGDLTNEFVWLTLFVFAGFGVVGFVDDYLKVVKKKNKGLSVRAKIFGQLLVAGVAAVLLVTHPDYSTNLAVPFFKSVSPDLGLWYIAFAMLVMIGASNGVNITDGLDGLAIGPMIVAGGMFALFVYVAGHAQIAKYLQVMSVAGVGEVTVFCGALMGAGLGFLWFNAYPAQVFMGDVGSLSLGGVLGFLAVLCKQELLLVLVGGLFVAETVSVIIQVGYFKMSGGKRIFKMAPLHHHFELMGVPESKIIIRSWILSILLAFLALSTLKLR
- a CDS encoding UDP-N-acetylmuramoyl-tripeptide--D-alanyl-D-alanine ligase encodes the protein MTLSDILAATGAVGDLGDVGNPVFDGVCTDSRAVTPGRLFVCIPGARFDGHHFAAEAVAKGAGAILADRPMPELASRVPVLLVKDTVTALGRLAGYWRRKTTAKVVAVTGSAGKTTVKELLAAILSEVGPTSKNYKNFNNLIGLPLSILSAGMDDAFWVMELGVSIPGEMRDLAAMAAPDVAVVVNVGAAHLEGFGDVAGVAREKCELLRAVAKGGAALAGMDHPELWDEARRVFPRVMGMSTKGLDAPYRAAYLGPREEGGLFSVRLCGLEMELALPYRGGHFAENILAAAACAHLLGADEGAIRRGLAAAAIPEQRFCCRRHGCFTVVDDTYNANPLSMRRALEAGAEMAAGGAFVPVLGEMLELGAVTREEHVRLGEYVAGLHPAAVFFSGVSAQAVAEGLAGAGYAGPVFTVASPSEFLKAFTGLGLTGGVVLFKGSRSMRMEAYASALCQDAVKGKKREGRE
- a CDS encoding UDP-N-acetylmuramoyl-L-alanyl-D-glutamate--2,6-diaminopimelate ligase, translated to MNTTSTQQHTTDKTVLAEVLAAVSGGAPLCAHSGKTVPGSVFVAVSADTDAVARHVAEAVTKGASLVVAGPGVALPAGSSARLITTPYPRLALGELAKASHGADWKGFSLVGVTGTNGKTTVCFLVEHLLSSAGLPTGLLGTVAYRWPGGSRPATLTTPGCLELHELFAEMIASGTRAAVMEASSHALDQDRVAGLSFSAAAFTNLTQDHLDYHGDMETYFQAKTRLFTHYLIGPERAVINFDDPHGPRLLEMLPGSVGYGLGSFVSGDWRPLRGEIRRHDGSGLTLGVTFEGASWEIVSPLVGRFNAQNLLAAMGLGLALGLSPADLQALSGFGGVPGRLQRVVNDRGLNVFVDYAHTPDALENALRAVREVTAGRLFVVFGCGGDRDRTKRPLMAAAVSRYADVAVLTSDNPRHEDPKAIMDDARPGLSGAPRVLEDPDRRRAMAMALAEMTPDDVLVVAGKGHEAYQQIGDTKFPFHDATVVRELARCA
- a CDS encoding penicillin-binding transpeptidase domain-containing protein — translated: MRNGTKKVASERDQKRVRDWSRAKLTFVGVVFALVLTGLWVRAGYLQIVQGPDLARLALRQHMASESDRGERGQIFDRSGRLMAKTVEFTAVSVRPKELTDLDAAANQLGGILRIKPAWIKKKLESTKPFVYISRRVDDKASAEIRQANIPGVYLEAEHGRSYPNRHLAGQVLGFVGMDDQGLEGLELSFDDWLAGRRAKYAVQRDASGRKLYFDAQGRELQNLRGHDLTLTLDSQIQYFAEEELAKAVTANHGKAGTCLVVHVPTGEILAWANYPFFNPNASRNINPKEGRNRSALDVVEPGSTMKPLIIAAALQEGLVKPETSFFCENGKFKVGVSTIKDTHSYGDLTVSKIIRWSSNIGAAKIGMLLGPKRLHAYFEKCGFGVPTGLPLSGEGKGLVRSLKDWQPIDTATVSFGQGVAVTPIQLAQAFLILANDGVKKPLKLVLDPPQAAADAAPVRVFDAEVARTVQRMMREVVHEEKGTGRIAQIEGVEVGGKTGTAQKASPTGGYGDKYLASFVAFVPAETPQYLVMVMVDEPEPSHYGGVVSAPAVREVMQKTLSYLGHAPDTGRLAKGAEQTPAAAAVADGQAAGGKGSGQKTDILPPPVIDDALAEVVAVPPGLLDSPAIPNFSGMPLRRVVEILVSKGIVPKIEGQGLVVTKQSPAPGAPWPGVEKNQEFVLWLTRPS
- the rsmH gene encoding 16S rRNA (cytosine(1402)-N(4))-methyltransferase RsmH; this translates as MDARHVPVLLAKTLEYLRVVPGERVLDATVGLGGHSEAILESVGGEAELLGLDRDEAALDIAGKRLARFGDRVRLVQSRYSRFAEVFEELGVEAVDAVILDAGVSSLQLDDPARGFSFLADGDLDMRMGGATEGEAPAATLLNKAPYQRLREIIRDYGEDPQAGRIARAIVAAREKRPITRTLELAALVEAAYPAKWRATARQHPATRTFQAIRMAVNAELMELEAFLERIPDYLRPGGRVAVIAFHSLEDRLVKRAFRREAAGCVCPREQMLCVCGHTPRLRILTKKPVTPDEAEVAENPRSRSAKLRAAMRLGPDEAQGGRP